Proteins from a genomic interval of Paenibacillus sp. FSL H8-0048:
- a CDS encoding response regulator → MLRVILVDDEPSILEDLEIMLRNCNEVEVVATYTDPVKALEDMELHRAGGAFLDIDLPGMNGIELAEQLTARNPELQVVFVTAYNHYAAQAFEVNAIDYLLKPIRPERLEQTVNKVLKRLAANPAPAPSSCRIRCLGTFEISVDNQVLKWNRNRARELFAYFLQHEGKWISKYKLCDDLWPDSSPERAQTYLQVCLHALRKNLKDAGKSRILLAYSNGKYALTVNDVDWDVRAFDEAYQRFRVSNSLDAAKQALNCYSGEYLESEDWLWSALRREAYICRYDELMLAVEDIS, encoded by the coding sequence ATGCTGCGGGTGATACTGGTCGATGACGAGCCGTCCATTCTGGAGGATCTCGAAATCATGCTTAGGAATTGCAATGAAGTTGAAGTTGTCGCCACTTACACAGATCCCGTCAAGGCGCTTGAGGATATGGAGCTGCACAGGGCAGGCGGTGCGTTTCTGGATATTGATCTGCCGGGAATGAACGGGATTGAGCTGGCCGAGCAATTGACCGCAAGGAATCCGGAGCTGCAGGTGGTTTTTGTAACTGCCTATAATCATTATGCTGCCCAGGCGTTCGAGGTGAATGCCATTGATTATCTCTTGAAGCCAATCCGTCCCGAGCGGCTGGAGCAGACGGTGAACAAGGTGCTGAAGCGGCTTGCGGCGAATCCTGCCCCCGCTCCTTCAAGCTGCCGGATTCGCTGCTTGGGCACCTTCGAGATATCGGTCGATAACCAGGTGCTGAAATGGAACCGCAACCGGGCGAGAGAGCTGTTTGCTTATTTTTTGCAGCATGAGGGGAAGTGGATCTCCAAATATAAGCTGTGCGATGATCTGTGGCCGGATTCTTCGCCCGAGCGGGCTCAGACGTATCTCCAGGTGTGTCTGCATGCGCTCCGCAAAAATCTGAAGGATGCCGGAAAATCACGGATTCTGCTCGCTTACAGCAACGGCAAATACGCCCTGACCGTCAATGATGTCGATTGGGATGTCAGAGCGTTTGATGAGGCATACCAGCGGTTCAGGGTGTCGAATTCCCTCGATGCGGCGAAGCAGGCCTTGAACTGCTACAGCGGTGAATATCTGGAGAGCGAGGATTGGCTCTGGTCTGCTCTGCGGCGGGAGGCTTACATCTGCCGGTATGATGAGTTAATGCTGGCTGTAGAGGATATTTCGTAA